Proteins encoded by one window of Teretinema zuelzerae:
- a CDS encoding sensor histidine kinase, with product MMVTGLFRSIKVRLICSYLLLTVLTLSLVGGFTFPFIDYFMGKHEREDLLTNAQSLAAQATTLLTPDIQLGQLTDLVASFSFLADVRVRISDADQHVIIDTGQEQSVTEAIWALLVPGINPVVSPTPLWTSESGDAAVSPNDSGATVSRSFWHITKTQVSMGSRFQIEPDRDIASSAGGKENRTIPSPLPERSPLPLDQNRRLQGNGHSTGQLIAVVLEDSSRSVIGYLELSHGRKPYETAFHTALWTFIAVACVALAVAAVLGIIAGIRISTPIRRLNAAAMLMGDGDLTVRTDISDPDEIGQLARQFDRMAFRLQENFQALDREKATLKRFIADASHELRSPLSALSNSIEILQSDKLNDVLMKKHFLLQSERQIERLEWITRNLLDLSRLDSDFVEMVNEEIPCSELFEAIASMYQEAMQGKGLILKMNSTNTTQYVRCDRGRMLTALSNLMDNAIKFTASGGVIELGAYLDLADKSMVLSVKDSGIGISDEDLPNIFERFYRGKSGNTEGSGLGLAIVKRVVTLHGGSITVESHLQHGSRFLIRLPFDKLS from the coding sequence ATGATGGTTACCGGCTTATTCCGAAGCATAAAAGTGCGGCTTATCTGCAGCTACCTCTTGCTGACTGTCCTGACATTGTCGCTCGTGGGCGGTTTCACGTTTCCCTTTATTGATTATTTTATGGGCAAACACGAGCGGGAGGATCTGCTGACCAATGCCCAGTCGCTGGCCGCTCAAGCGACGACCCTTCTGACCCCGGACATTCAGCTGGGACAACTGACGGATTTGGTAGCTTCATTTTCATTTCTCGCTGATGTCCGCGTGCGGATATCGGACGCGGATCAGCATGTGATCATCGATACCGGTCAGGAGCAAAGCGTGACCGAAGCCATATGGGCACTTCTCGTTCCGGGCATCAATCCGGTCGTCAGTCCAACGCCCTTATGGACATCCGAGTCCGGTGATGCGGCCGTCAGCCCCAATGACAGCGGTGCCACGGTGAGCCGTTCTTTTTGGCATATTACGAAAACACAGGTCTCGATGGGGAGCCGTTTTCAAATTGAACCTGACCGAGACATTGCGTCTTCCGCAGGTGGAAAGGAAAACAGGACAATTCCTTCGCCGCTGCCAGAGAGATCCCCGCTCCCTCTGGACCAGAATCGCCGGCTGCAAGGTAACGGACACAGTACGGGGCAGTTGATAGCGGTTGTACTTGAGGATTCGTCTCGTTCCGTCATAGGATACCTCGAACTCAGCCATGGGAGAAAACCATACGAGACCGCATTTCATACCGCGCTTTGGACTTTCATCGCGGTCGCTTGTGTTGCGTTGGCCGTAGCCGCCGTATTGGGAATCATTGCGGGTATCCGGATCTCCACTCCAATCCGCCGCCTCAATGCTGCGGCAATGCTCATGGGCGACGGGGATCTGACGGTCAGAACCGATATTTCAGACCCGGACGAAATCGGGCAACTGGCCCGACAATTTGACCGTATGGCCTTTCGGTTGCAGGAGAATTTCCAGGCACTCGATAGGGAAAAAGCCACGTTAAAGCGATTCATCGCAGATGCGTCACATGAGCTGCGCTCGCCACTGAGCGCATTGAGCAATTCCATTGAAATACTTCAAAGTGACAAACTGAATGACGTTCTGATGAAAAAACATTTTCTCCTGCAAAGCGAGAGACAAATAGAGCGGCTCGAATGGATCACCCGAAATCTGCTTGACCTATCGAGGCTCGACTCTGATTTTGTGGAAATGGTCAATGAAGAAATACCCTGTTCGGAACTTTTTGAGGCAATAGCTTCAATGTACCAGGAAGCCATGCAAGGCAAAGGTCTTATTCTTAAAATGAATAGCACCAACACTACGCAGTATGTCCGATGCGATCGGGGTAGAATGTTGACTGCGCTCTCGAATTTAATGGACAACGCGATCAAATTTACTGCTTCAGGCGGGGTTATAGAGCTCGGGGCATACTTGGATTTAGCAGATAAAAGCATGGTCCTTTCGGTAAAGGACAGCGGCATTGGAATCTCGGACGAAGACCTTCCAAATATATTCGAGCGCTTTTATCGCGGAAAGAGTGGCAATACTGAGGGGAGCGGGCTTGGTTTGGCGATCGTCAAGAGGGTTGTCACGCTTCATGGTGGGTCAATTACAGTTGAAAGTCACCTGCAGCACGGTAGCCGTTTTCTGATACGACTTCCGTTCGATAAGCTGTCGTGA
- a CDS encoding heavy metal translocating P-type ATPase, translating into MTKYKIQGLDCAQCANEIECALQKNEGLTDARISFATGYAYIDSRYEDQARSIIDKVEPGVTITAEGTKPEKEENEDSGKGGILRLIAAGVLFLVGSVFNADLHATPYAIVEYLVLLTAFALVGAPVLASAVRSIFRGQVFNEMFLMSIATVGAIAIHELSEAVGVMLFYAVGEFLQDRAVDRSKKSIAALMDLRPESARLFENGERRIVSPEEVSVGSLLEVLPGERVPLDGEVVEGTSFVNTSSLTGESVPRKVEAGDKVLGGFVNDEGRILVRVEKEFGQTSAARIIELVESAASHKAPTEKFITRFAAVYTPFVVIAAVMVAFLPPLFISGATFSEWIYRALVLLVISCPCALVISIPLGYFGGIGGASRNKLLIKGANYIDILTKVDTVVFDKTGTLTEGVFSVVNIVTRNGFTKDDLLGWAASAESHSTHPIARSIREAAGNREQKADDIQEVKGHGVIAKVGSHSIAVGNDRLMHRENIVHEDCEVDGTVAYVAVDGIYAGFIVISDRIKKVAAGTIADLKKLGVRKVVMLTGDDHKVAEMVASEIGLDGFFAELLPDEKVAKLEMLENDPNRNGAVVFVGDGMNDAPVLVRSDVGFAMGGLGSDAAIEAADVVVMDDDIARIPLALRISNFTRRVVIQNIVLALAVKGVFIVLGTMGVANMWEAVIADVGVALLAVLNALRTAGYAKNQSRIS; encoded by the coding sequence ATGACCAAGTATAAGATACAAGGGCTCGATTGCGCACAGTGCGCCAATGAAATCGAATGTGCCCTGCAGAAGAACGAAGGACTAACTGATGCACGGATAAGTTTCGCTACCGGATACGCATACATAGACTCCCGCTATGAGGATCAGGCCCGGAGCATTATAGACAAGGTAGAACCGGGTGTGACTATCACGGCTGAGGGGACAAAGCCCGAGAAGGAAGAAAATGAGGATTCCGGGAAAGGGGGAATTCTTCGGCTTATTGCAGCCGGGGTTCTTTTTCTTGTCGGATCCGTATTTAATGCGGATCTCCATGCAACACCGTACGCAATAGTCGAATACCTCGTTCTTCTTACTGCCTTTGCGCTCGTCGGCGCACCGGTGCTTGCCTCCGCAGTACGAAGTATTTTCCGTGGGCAAGTGTTCAATGAAATGTTTCTGATGAGCATCGCGACCGTTGGTGCTATCGCCATTCATGAGCTGTCTGAAGCCGTCGGTGTCATGTTGTTTTACGCTGTCGGTGAATTTTTGCAGGATCGGGCGGTTGACCGCTCCAAAAAATCCATCGCGGCTCTCATGGACTTAAGACCTGAATCGGCGCGGCTGTTCGAAAACGGGGAGCGACGGATCGTCTCTCCGGAAGAAGTTTCCGTAGGCTCGCTGCTCGAAGTGCTTCCCGGTGAACGCGTGCCGCTCGACGGGGAGGTCGTTGAGGGTACCTCATTCGTGAACACGTCTTCCCTTACCGGAGAATCTGTTCCCCGAAAGGTTGAGGCGGGAGACAAAGTTCTCGGCGGTTTTGTCAATGATGAAGGCCGAATCCTGGTTAGGGTTGAAAAAGAATTCGGCCAGACCTCCGCCGCGCGTATTATCGAGCTCGTCGAAAGCGCAGCGTCCCACAAAGCACCTACCGAGAAGTTCATAACCCGCTTCGCGGCGGTGTATACGCCTTTCGTCGTGATTGCCGCAGTCATGGTCGCTTTTCTTCCTCCGCTCTTCATCAGCGGCGCGACCTTTTCGGAGTGGATATATAGGGCATTGGTATTGCTTGTAATTTCCTGTCCCTGTGCCCTGGTCATCTCGATTCCTCTCGGCTATTTCGGCGGAATAGGGGGCGCATCGCGCAACAAACTCTTGATCAAAGGGGCGAATTATATCGATATTTTGACCAAGGTCGATACCGTTGTTTTCGACAAGACCGGCACGCTCACCGAAGGGGTGTTCTCCGTCGTGAATATAGTGACGCGAAACGGTTTCACGAAGGATGATCTCCTTGGTTGGGCCGCTTCCGCTGAATCGCATTCGACCCACCCCATTGCCAGATCCATCCGCGAGGCCGCAGGGAACCGCGAACAGAAGGCCGACGATATACAGGAGGTCAAGGGGCACGGCGTAATCGCAAAAGTAGGATCGCACAGTATCGCGGTTGGTAATGATCGTCTCATGCACCGCGAGAATATCGTCCACGAAGATTGCGAAGTCGACGGCACGGTGGCCTATGTAGCGGTGGACGGCATCTATGCGGGTTTTATTGTCATCTCCGATCGCATCAAAAAGGTCGCTGCTGGAACCATTGCCGATCTGAAGAAGCTCGGAGTGCGTAAAGTGGTAATGCTCACGGGCGATGACCACAAAGTAGCAGAAATGGTCGCGTCAGAAATAGGACTTGACGGGTTTTTCGCCGAGCTTCTCCCGGATGAAAAGGTCGCGAAACTTGAAATGCTCGAAAATGACCCGAACAGAAATGGAGCTGTTGTCTTCGTCGGTGACGGGATGAACGACGCGCCGGTACTTGTTCGTTCTGATGTCGGTTTTGCCATGGGAGGACTGGGGTCCGATGCGGCCATTGAAGCGGCCGATGTTGTGGTTATGGACGACGACATAGCGAGAATCCCTCTCGCTCTGAGGATCTCGAACTTTACGCGAAGGGTCGTGATCCAGAATATTGTCCTGGCGCTTGCCGTTAAAGGCGTGTTCATCGTTCTCGGGACGATGGGCGTGGCAAACATGTGGGAGGCAGTCATTGCCGATGTCGGCGTCGCCCTCCTTGCCGTACTCAATGCGTTGCGGACGGCCGGATACGCCAAGAACCAGTCGAGGATATCATGA
- a CDS encoding response regulator transcription factor, giving the protein MKAVRILIVEDDPAILSGIEYYLKSEGFEVYCAESGEKAFRMVEEKDPHLLILDVRLPDVSGFDICRKLRSASRTFPILMLTALDEEADRVLGLELGADDYVVKPYKLREVVARIRALLRRTYGEFSGGRDGRQFLFGDIRADLDTMAVQKSEKQVLLTPAEFKLFQKLLTNPGRVFYREELIKVLYNDESWVCDKRTIDVHILHIREKLEENPQKPRWFLTVHGFGYKFEQ; this is encoded by the coding sequence ATGAAAGCCGTCCGGATACTGATTGTCGAGGATGACCCCGCTATTTTATCGGGAATTGAATATTACTTGAAGAGTGAGGGATTCGAAGTTTACTGTGCCGAGAGCGGCGAAAAAGCGTTCAGGATGGTTGAGGAGAAGGATCCCCATTTGCTGATTCTCGATGTGAGGTTGCCCGATGTCAGCGGCTTCGATATTTGCCGGAAGCTTCGCTCGGCAAGCAGGACTTTTCCGATTCTCATGTTGACGGCCCTGGACGAGGAGGCCGATCGCGTCCTTGGGCTTGAGCTGGGTGCCGATGATTACGTCGTCAAGCCCTATAAACTCCGTGAGGTTGTCGCACGGATTCGCGCCTTGCTGAGGCGAACCTATGGCGAATTTTCAGGCGGGCGTGATGGCCGGCAGTTTCTTTTCGGCGATATTCGTGCTGACCTGGACACCATGGCCGTACAAAAATCGGAGAAGCAGGTTCTGTTGACACCGGCCGAATTCAAGCTGTTTCAGAAGCTCTTGACGAATCCCGGCAGGGTCTTTTACCGGGAAGAATTGATAAAGGTTCTCTACAATGATGAAAGTTGGGTTTGCGACAAACGCACCATAGATGTCCATATTTTGCATATACGCGAGAAGCTTGAGGAAAATCCGCAAAAACCGCGATGGTTTTTGACAGTTCACGGTTTTGGGTATAAATTCGAACAATGA
- the hflC gene encoding protease modulator HflC produces MNESKKKGVALFPITAAVVILIFSGSIVFTVDQSEYAVITQFGRVVRAITEPGLNWKWPIPVQNLQRFDNRLKIYSPAVSEFLTRDKKNILVESFVSYRIKDPELYMKTLNTAERTQQRMNDIVFSELGVALGNYDLDMLINVIPDQIKLNDMMEQVKNAASTKLDDYGILLSDLRVKMLNFPEKNQQSVFQRMRAEREKIARLYRSEGTEEASKIRAIADKEKVILLSQAYEKAEQIRGEGDARAIKIYAEAFRQDPRFYDFVRSLQAYEKILDGKTTIVIPADSELFKYLEQPKKQ; encoded by the coding sequence ATGAATGAGTCAAAAAAGAAAGGGGTTGCACTTTTTCCCATCACAGCGGCCGTGGTCATCTTGATATTTAGCGGCTCGATCGTCTTTACGGTCGATCAAAGCGAATATGCGGTCATAACTCAATTCGGACGTGTGGTCCGGGCTATCACCGAACCCGGTCTTAATTGGAAATGGCCTATTCCTGTCCAGAATTTACAACGCTTCGACAATCGCTTGAAAATCTATTCCCCCGCGGTTTCCGAGTTTCTGACGCGGGATAAAAAAAATATATTGGTCGAGAGCTTTGTCAGCTATCGGATCAAGGATCCCGAACTGTATATGAAGACGCTTAATACGGCCGAACGTACCCAGCAGCGTATGAATGATATAGTTTTTTCCGAATTGGGTGTCGCGCTCGGAAATTATGACCTTGACATGTTGATTAATGTCATACCGGATCAGATAAAACTCAACGACATGATGGAACAGGTAAAAAATGCGGCAAGTACGAAGCTGGACGATTATGGAATTCTGCTGTCCGATCTTCGCGTAAAAATGTTGAATTTTCCCGAGAAAAACCAACAGAGCGTATTCCAGAGAATGCGGGCTGAACGGGAAAAGATAGCGCGTTTGTACAGATCTGAGGGTACTGAGGAAGCCTCGAAGATCAGGGCAATAGCCGATAAGGAAAAAGTCATCCTGCTCTCGCAGGCATATGAAAAGGCGGAGCAGATCCGGGGAGAAGGAGATGCACGCGCCATCAAAATTTATGCCGAGGCATTCCGGCAGGATCCGCGTTTCTATGATTTCGTACGCTCCCTTCAGGCATACGAAAAGATCCTGGATGGAAAGACGACGATCGTCATTCCCGCTGACTCCGAGCTCTTCAAGTACTTGGAACAGCCCAAAAAGCAATAG
- a CDS encoding ArsR/SmtB family transcription factor — MNDDICSQLGVTCTEEAESLRKSLLEIAGVSELFKALSDETRTRILYLVAQRELCVCDLAFLLDMTLPAISHHLRFLKVMRLVRSRKDGKNVFYSLDDDHVVALIELARAHYIDRT; from the coding sequence ATGAATGATGATATTTGTAGTCAATTGGGCGTTACTTGTACCGAGGAAGCCGAGAGTCTACGCAAATCCTTGCTGGAAATTGCGGGTGTTTCAGAGCTTTTCAAGGCCTTGTCTGACGAGACGAGGACAAGAATTCTGTATCTTGTCGCCCAACGTGAGCTGTGCGTATGCGATCTTGCCTTCCTTTTAGACATGACTCTCCCGGCCATTTCACATCACCTCAGATTTCTGAAGGTTATGCGCTTGGTGCGGAGCAGAAAGGACGGGAAAAACGTTTTTTACAGTCTGGATGACGACCACGTAGTCGCTCTCATAGAGCTGGCGAGAGCACATTATATTGACCGGACTTGA
- the hflK gene encoding FtsH protease activity modulator HflK, with amino-acid sequence MNRKIRTILVAIVANLFLIGIKFFLARISGSIALGASAWHSFSDLFPSAVVLFGLLLTRGDGNSASPKVIKIENIIAIVVSGFIFLVGIEIIREAFAQEARELTNIALVTVISLVSIAITYFMAQYQIFVGKEAHSPALKANGIHARADMYSSIAVLCALVGALMGFSALDKIAALLIAFLIMMNGFEVLVGAIEGLRKGGLLHLGHDDLTLENIIWKKASRYFPVGIALAAVAYVSSGVFSVRWDEVSIVKRFGKPVRQVTSGLHYRLPWPIESRDSVTTSEVRMERVPTSLMVTGDSNLIEVEAVVHYQVSDPFAFLYKVADTQNLVSDAALAALRGYINRNPVDFLITEGKDRIQTEALAAAQAQLEAQGTGIKLLALQVIRDTPPSDVLEAFRDVASAREDKNTYINEALAYQAELLPKTRGDAQKSIEEATAYRERKIRMSSGEAARFLSKAAAYRANPSITEKRMYLEAMEMNLVSIEKLIVDKRVKLDTTDLWLTDGNQLSVKKEAGKYE; translated from the coding sequence ATGAATCGAAAAATCCGTACGATACTCGTGGCGATTGTCGCAAATTTGTTTTTAATCGGGATAAAGTTTTTCCTGGCGCGTATATCAGGCAGCATCGCGCTCGGAGCTTCCGCCTGGCATTCCTTTTCGGATTTATTTCCGTCAGCGGTGGTTCTTTTTGGACTTTTGTTGACTCGTGGAGACGGTAACTCCGCTTCACCGAAAGTGATAAAGATCGAGAATATCATTGCGATAGTCGTATCGGGATTCATTTTCTTGGTCGGCATAGAGATTATTCGGGAGGCCTTTGCGCAGGAAGCAAGGGAGTTGACGAATATTGCGCTGGTGACCGTCATTTCGCTCGTATCGATAGCGATCACGTATTTTATGGCGCAGTACCAAATTTTCGTCGGGAAGGAAGCGCATTCGCCGGCTCTCAAGGCGAACGGAATACATGCCCGTGCCGACATGTATAGTTCAATAGCGGTGTTGTGCGCACTGGTTGGTGCCCTTATGGGTTTCTCCGCATTGGACAAGATAGCGGCCCTGCTTATTGCCTTTCTCATCATGATGAACGGTTTTGAGGTACTGGTTGGCGCGATAGAGGGATTGCGCAAGGGAGGTCTTCTGCATCTTGGACATGATGACCTCACACTGGAAAATATCATTTGGAAGAAGGCGTCGCGGTATTTTCCGGTCGGAATAGCGCTTGCGGCAGTCGCCTACGTTTCCTCCGGCGTCTTTTCGGTCCGTTGGGATGAGGTCTCCATCGTCAAGAGGTTTGGAAAGCCCGTCCGCCAGGTTACCTCCGGATTGCATTACCGACTTCCGTGGCCTATCGAATCCAGAGACTCCGTCACTACCTCGGAAGTACGCATGGAGCGGGTTCCGACATCCCTCATGGTGACCGGCGATTCAAACCTCATCGAGGTTGAAGCCGTTGTCCATTATCAAGTAAGCGATCCATTCGCATTCCTCTACAAGGTGGCTGATACCCAGAACCTCGTCAGCGACGCGGCACTTGCGGCGTTACGCGGCTATATTAACCGGAATCCGGTAGATTTTCTGATAACCGAGGGAAAGGATCGTATTCAAACTGAGGCCCTTGCCGCTGCTCAGGCTCAGCTTGAAGCCCAAGGTACGGGAATAAAGCTTCTCGCCCTTCAGGTAATCCGCGACACTCCGCCATCCGACGTTCTTGAGGCTTTCCGGGATGTGGCAAGCGCCCGCGAGGATAAAAATACCTATATCAACGAAGCATTGGCGTACCAAGCCGAATTGCTCCCAAAAACGCGCGGTGATGCTCAAAAGTCAATTGAAGAGGCAACCGCATACAGAGAGCGAAAAATCCGTATGTCGTCCGGCGAGGCGGCGAGGTTTCTTTCGAAGGCTGCAGCATATCGGGCCAATCCGTCCATCACGGAGAAGCGCATGTACCTGGAGGCAATGGAAATGAACCTGGTTTCGATAGAGAAGCTGATCGTCGATAAGCGCGTCAAGTTGGATACCACCGACTTGTGGCTTACGGACGGCAACCAATTATCCGTTAAAAAGGAGGCGGGAAAATATGAATGA
- a CDS encoding peptidylprolyl isomerase, whose translation MHQNVRILHTKLMFMDNPKNTVIKTSFRLLLLGCGIMSLLIGCTAVNLPESDVVASFSGGTITTETLDKEIQRHLGTAVKSKTDAETDALKAQKKELLGQKKFYIELINEMAMRELIKIKVKEKKLDKAGNIRDSLKHVEEEITLDQFHESMHGPDGIPVTLEEIQRYYDTNTARYRSIPFSSAQEEIRSILVEGKEREFVVEYLRELMDAAAITRSYEIMRIPEPTEEELVLAYQDNRDEYMEPERWRLEGFTITADGRDSAEKRAQKASALLGAGESFESVASAYDMTGAYVASEYIVGTDVENIETALRASAEGDPSAPVKTGDSFGIYRIRQKIPAGRLPFEAVREKVRSRLLEIAEARILDQNRDMTLFSVHGKRFTLGEFYQEFREMPRNEQARYRSFDQRVQLVDRMIERLVLLEDSYERMLNIQNSDDIDQEQQELLAGVLHQEEIDQKIDISDADIKDYFNKHKSRFKLPSENKIRVIVVRGDEDPEKALSKIQAAYGKLRGGWNKKAASFEEVAREYSEDSQSAANGGLIDEWIKESGDYMYETGVHVFHEAVQKLKKGEISKPVILGGDYYVLQIVERKDSRNLSFEEVREYIAQELQLGEHEKATAKMNEDLLKEAKLIIYQSALRSVMDKYKGQVEL comes from the coding sequence ATGCACCAGAATGTGCGCATACTACATACGAAATTGATGTTTATGGATAACCCAAAAAACACTGTGATAAAAACGTCTTTCCGATTGCTTTTACTTGGGTGCGGTATCATGTCATTACTTATCGGCTGTACCGCAGTCAACCTGCCAGAATCGGATGTCGTGGCATCGTTCTCAGGGGGAACCATAACAACGGAGACGCTCGACAAGGAAATTCAAAGACACCTTGGGACTGCCGTCAAAAGCAAAACGGATGCGGAAACTGATGCCCTGAAGGCTCAAAAAAAAGAACTTCTCGGGCAGAAGAAATTCTATATTGAATTGATCAACGAGATGGCCATGCGCGAGCTGATCAAAATCAAGGTAAAAGAAAAGAAACTCGACAAGGCCGGTAATATCCGGGATTCTTTAAAACACGTTGAAGAAGAGATAACGCTTGATCAATTCCACGAGTCGATGCATGGCCCGGATGGAATCCCCGTCACTTTGGAGGAAATACAGCGGTACTACGATACAAACACCGCCCGTTATAGATCGATACCCTTTTCAAGCGCCCAGGAAGAGATACGGTCAATTTTGGTTGAGGGCAAAGAAAGAGAATTCGTGGTCGAATATTTGCGGGAGCTGATGGATGCGGCAGCGATCACGCGCTCCTATGAGATCATGAGAATTCCGGAACCGACCGAGGAAGAGCTAGTACTCGCATACCAGGATAATCGGGACGAGTATATGGAACCCGAGAGATGGAGGCTCGAGGGATTTACAATCACGGCAGATGGTAGGGATAGCGCGGAAAAACGTGCACAAAAGGCCTCCGCCTTGCTCGGGGCAGGTGAAAGCTTCGAATCCGTTGCGTCCGCCTACGATATGACCGGTGCCTACGTGGCGAGCGAATATATCGTCGGGACGGACGTTGAGAACATCGAGACCGCATTGCGGGCCAGTGCCGAAGGGGATCCAAGCGCGCCTGTCAAAACGGGCGATAGTTTCGGTATTTATCGCATCAGACAAAAGATTCCGGCGGGCAGATTGCCATTTGAAGCGGTAAGGGAAAAAGTTCGCAGTCGCCTGCTGGAAATTGCCGAGGCCCGAATACTCGATCAAAATCGTGATATGACCCTTTTTTCGGTTCATGGCAAAAGATTTACACTCGGTGAATTCTATCAAGAATTCAGGGAGATGCCCCGAAATGAACAGGCGCGATACCGAAGCTTTGACCAGCGCGTACAGCTCGTTGACCGGATGATCGAAAGATTGGTGCTGCTGGAAGATTCCTATGAACGAATGCTCAATATCCAGAACAGCGACGACATAGACCAGGAGCAGCAAGAATTACTCGCAGGCGTACTTCATCAAGAAGAAATAGATCAGAAAATCGATATTTCCGATGCGGACATCAAAGACTATTTCAATAAGCATAAATCCCGGTTCAAGCTTCCGAGCGAGAATAAAATACGCGTAATCGTTGTCAGAGGCGACGAGGATCCGGAAAAGGCCCTGTCGAAGATCCAGGCGGCATACGGTAAATTGCGCGGAGGATGGAACAAGAAAGCCGCATCCTTCGAAGAAGTTGCGCGTGAATACTCGGAGGACAGTCAGAGCGCTGCTAACGGCGGTCTGATCGATGAGTGGATCAAGGAATCCGGCGACTACATGTATGAAACGGGGGTTCACGTTTTCCATGAGGCAGTTCAAAAACTGAAAAAGGGTGAAATAAGTAAGCCGGTAATTTTAGGAGGAGATTACTATGTCCTGCAGATAGTGGAGAGGAAAGATTCCAGGAATCTCTCCTTTGAGGAAGTACGCGAATATATCGCACAGGAGCTGCAATTGGGTGAACATGAAAAAGCGACGGCAAAAATGAACGAAGATTTGCTAAAGGAGGCAAAATTGATCATCTATCAATCGGCGCTGCGATCGGTCATGGACAAATATAAGGGGCAGGTGGAGCTATGA
- the hflK gene encoding FtsH protease activity modulator HflK: MSKKKRDESPSPSLPDSPGREESFSGLIAKVKSVLTSISSFLKTGFRNLNLREDLLKAFGHLSPRRVVVSLFTALFGLYVVSGVYLVNPGEQAVERLFGKVVRSGIGEGLHYRMPWPFQKVDKVNTAEIRRESIGIDHKEHAGLHTAPEKIQVLTGDENIVDVEMIIQYRISDPVQYLFNVDYRPFQLINEAVRFAATRIAGSLKVDDILTVAKEDIQKRVRIEAQELLDKYQSGLTIVTVNLNKLYPPDELAESFQDVGSAREDKSREISQAEGYRNGLIPPAQGEAEKNLREAEGYSIDVTNRAQGEAQRFGQMLKEYRTASIGASGDVTRQRLYIETMEKVMPNVKKYIVSGTGGKVNLRLFGTE, translated from the coding sequence ATGTCAAAAAAAAAGCGTGACGAATCGCCTTCACCATCTCTGCCGGACAGCCCTGGAAGGGAGGAATCATTCTCGGGACTGATAGCCAAGGTCAAGTCAGTGCTGACCTCAATATCTTCTTTCCTGAAGACCGGTTTTCGAAATCTGAATTTGCGTGAGGACCTGCTCAAGGCATTCGGTCATCTAAGTCCCCGCCGAGTTGTAGTATCACTGTTCACTGCTCTTTTCGGTCTATATGTCGTTTCCGGGGTTTATCTGGTAAATCCGGGGGAACAGGCAGTTGAACGGCTTTTCGGCAAGGTAGTACGGAGCGGTATCGGCGAGGGCTTGCACTATCGCATGCCATGGCCGTTCCAGAAGGTAGACAAGGTGAATACGGCGGAGATACGCCGGGAATCAATCGGCATTGACCACAAGGAACATGCCGGACTGCATACGGCACCGGAAAAGATACAGGTATTGACGGGCGATGAGAATATTGTCGATGTCGAAATGATCATACAATATCGCATCAGCGATCCCGTTCAGTATTTATTCAATGTTGATTACCGGCCTTTTCAGCTCATAAATGAAGCTGTCCGGTTCGCGGCAACGCGTATTGCCGGAAGCCTGAAGGTTGATGATATTCTGACCGTAGCAAAGGAGGATATTCAAAAAAGGGTAAGAATAGAAGCCCAGGAATTGCTTGATAAGTATCAAAGCGGCCTCACGATAGTAACGGTCAACCTCAACAAGCTCTATCCTCCCGATGAGCTGGCAGAATCATTCCAGGACGTTGGCAGTGCCCGGGAAGACAAATCGCGGGAAATTAGCCAGGCAGAAGGGTATCGGAATGGATTGATTCCACCGGCCCAGGGTGAGGCTGAAAAGAACCTTCGGGAAGCCGAGGGCTACAGTATCGACGTAACCAATCGCGCCCAGGGAGAAGCGCAACGATTTGGACAAATGCTTAAGGAATACCGCACGGCATCGATTGGCGCCTCCGGGGATGTCACCCGGCAACGTTTATATATCGAAACAATGGAAAAGGTCATGCCGAATGTGAAGAAGTACATTGTCTCGGGTACCGGCGGAAAGGTAAATTTGCGCTTGTTCGGGACTGAATAG